In Sporosarcina psychrophila, a genomic segment contains:
- a CDS encoding dimethylarginine dimethylaminohydrolase family protein yields MYSNVIVKTPGESYLNGLTTSDLGKPVFEKLLEQHKKYVEALEKCGVTVTHLPASEEFPDSTFVEDAAVLTSDFAVITNPGAESRNGEIKEIEATLKGFYEKLHYIKSPGTLDGGDILQAENNFYIGISERTNEEGALQLKGILEQQGYEATIIPLKEFFHLKTGIAYLGDNRMVVAGEFVDHPAFDSYEKIVIGKEDEYSANCIRVNDYVIIPSGYEETKRKFNEAGYETIELEMSEVQKHDGGLSCLSLRF; encoded by the coding sequence ATGTATTCAAACGTAATTGTTAAAACACCTGGGGAAAGCTATTTGAATGGATTGACGACTTCTGATTTAGGAAAGCCCGTATTTGAAAAGTTACTAGAACAGCATAAAAAGTATGTTGAAGCGTTGGAAAAGTGCGGCGTGACTGTTACACATCTTCCAGCAAGCGAAGAATTCCCAGACTCGACATTTGTAGAAGATGCTGCCGTGTTGACATCTGATTTCGCGGTTATTACAAATCCAGGAGCGGAATCACGTAATGGAGAAATCAAGGAAATCGAAGCTACTCTAAAAGGATTTTACGAGAAACTTCACTATATAAAATCGCCAGGAACACTAGATGGCGGCGATATTCTTCAAGCGGAGAACAATTTCTATATTGGGATTTCTGAACGGACGAATGAAGAAGGAGCACTTCAATTGAAAGGGATATTAGAACAACAAGGTTATGAAGCTACGATTATTCCGTTAAAAGAGTTTTTCCATTTGAAAACAGGAATTGCTTACCTAGGAGATAACCGGATGGTCGTTGCGGGAGAATTTGTGGATCATCCAGCATTTGATTCATATGAAAAAATTGTTATAGGTAAGGAAGACGAGTATTCAGCCAACTGTATCCGTGTGAATGATTATGTCATTATTCCGTCAGGATATGAAGAAACAAAACGTAAATTTAATGAAGCGGGCTATGAAACAATCGAACTGGAAATGTCTGAAGTTCAGAAGCATGACGGCGGATTAAGCTGTTTGTCATTACGCTTCTAA